The Anguilla anguilla isolate fAngAng1 chromosome 4, fAngAng1.pri, whole genome shotgun sequence genome has a window encoding:
- the znf648 gene encoding zinc finger protein 648 yields the protein MEKTTLNICEGKSYLQHMTSAGINSGSKKCEMAEQMQAVLSHGLEGNLKSFNDEGFLLGRNKKSCGRDEVVNLLSKNITFINAEGLSGQYPQSTDSSSASSVSEPSDDSPEWTLPEKVSRSASEDETGTCNSDHFQSKSASLIKDILTTQQDGVHISSSSHQEPTSDEHSTKGTGSVGLKMEAIELKTLKEQTTPIVFPAIKKQGVQGDTVDRPYKCTHCSWAFKKLSNLLSHIDTHRGLKPHVCELCGKAYSHQGTLQQHKRLHTGERPYLCPFCNRTYIWSSDYRKHIRTHTGEKPYACGTCGKDFVRSSDLRKHERNIHTNDKPYPCPQCGKTFNKPLSLLRHQRTHLGEKPFSCPDCGKAFAVASRMVEHQKTHQGVRPYTCSVCLKAFTKSSNLLEHQTLHSGLRPHKCPECGMAFAMASRLVRHRRVHAVKQPLGCSRCGRAFSRSGMLKRHQERCRGQGQGASPLRSAEPREPPVSSGSHAV from the coding sequence atggaaaaaaccACATTAAACATTTGTGAAGGGAAATCGTATTTACAGCACATGACCTCAGCAGGAATAAATTCAGGCTCCAAAAAATGTGAGATGGCTGAACAAATGCAAGCAGTGCTCAGTCATGGACTTGAGGGGAATTTAAAGAGTTTTAATGATGAGGGCTTTTTACtgggaagaaacaaaaaatcttGTGGAAGGGATGAGGTTGTTAACCTTCTGTCCAAGAACATCACATTTATCAATGCTGAGGGATTGTCAGGACAGTACCCTCAATCCACTGACTCGTCTtcagccagcagtgtcagtgaGCCTTCTGATGACTCACCTGAATGGACACTACCTGAAAAAGTTAGTAGATCGGCCTCTGAAGATGAGACAGGTACGTGTAATAGTGACCATTTTCAGAGCAAGTCGGCTAGTCTCATCAAAGATATCCTGACAACTCAACAAGATGGGGtccacatcagcagcagcagccaccaGGAACCTACCTCAGATGAGCATTCAACAAAGGGGACCGGAAGTGTTGGACTAAAAATGGAAGCCATAGAGCTGAAAACTTTGAAAGAGCAGACAACCCCAATTGTGTTTCCCGCTATAAAGAAACAAGGCGTCCAGGGAGACACCGTGGACCGTCCCTACAAGTGTACGCACTGCAGCTGGGCTTTCAAAAAGTTAAGCAACCTGCTGAGCCACATTGATACGCACAGAGGCCTGAAGCCCCATGTGTGCGAGCTGTGCGGCAAGGCCTACTCCCATCAAGGCACGTTGCAGCAGCACAAGCGCCTGCACACCGGGGAGAGGCCCTACCTCTGCCCCTTCTGCAACAGGACCTACATCTGGTCGTCGGACTACCGCAAGCACATCCGCACGCACACGGGCGAGAAGCCCTATGCGTGCGGGACCTGCGGGAAGGACTTTGTGCGCTCGTCCGACCTGCGCAAGCACGAGCGCAACATACACACCAATGACAAGCCCTACCCGTGCCCGCAGTGCGGCAAGACCTTCAACAAGCCCCTGTCCCTGCTCCGCCACCAGCGCACCCACCTGGGGGAGAAGCCCTTCAGCTGCCCGGACTGCGGGAAGGCCTTTGCGGTGGCCAGCCGCATGGTGGAGCACCAGAAGACCCACCAGGGCGTGCGTCCGTACACCTGCTCCGTCTGCCTCAAGGCCTTCACCAAGTCCTCCAACCTCCTGGAGCACCAGACGCTGCACAGCGGCCTGCGGCCTCACAAGTGCCCCGAGTGCGGCATGGCCTTCGCCATGGCGTCCCGGCTGGTTCGGCACCGCCGCGTCCACGCGGTCAAGCAGCCGCTCGGCTGCTCCCGATGCGGCAGGGCCTTCAGCCGCTCCGGCATGCTCAAGCGCCACCAGGAACGGTGCCGCGGTCAGGGGCAGGGCGCGTCGCCGCTTCGCTCTGCCGAGCCGCGGGAGCCGCCGGTATCGTCGGGGTCCCACGCGGTTTAG